The Paenibacillus polymyxa M1 DNA segment TCCCATTGCTTTTTGTTTCCAAATAGACTTGAAAAGAAGCAAATTTGTCGGATTCAGGCACATTGAAATAACAGTCAAGGCAGGTGCGGGGCTCTGTGTCGCTTGTGTAGCCCCTGCATGTTCCGCATAAAGCTCTGTCCTGTCCTTCATAGAGTTGAATGAGAACGTCATCGCCTACAATCTCCTCAGCCGCCGGATTCATGGCTAGGGTTTTCCCTTCCCTATCAAAAAAGAAGATAGCTTCTGTGCTGTTCTCAAACATCTTCACCATTAGCGCACTCAAAGAGTCTGTCCCAATAGACAATGTCAATTCAAATCACTTCCTTCCCGTTCAACTCTCCAAATCCCTCATGTGCCAAGGCTTCCAAATCACGCATCATGGCTTCGGTCATCAGTTGTTCTTCTCGAAATCCACCCAATAGTACGCCCGCGACGCGAGCATCGTTCCACAGAGGCACAGCCCCGAGACTCTTGAGCTTTTCGGATTGAACGATCGGATAGTTAAATAGGTTCTCTGCCCCAACATATTGATGAACAGATGGAATAAAGACAGACTTCCCGGTTTTAAACACGACTCCTGCTATGCCCTTTCCAGATTGCAGCACAATCCGCTTAAATCGATCATTTAAATTGCCAGCGGCATTTTTCCATTTAATGACGTATTGATATTCGGCCGGTTCAACCAGAGCAAGTGCCATAAAATCATAACCGAAATGTTCGCGTATTCGCTCAAGCTCCCTTTGATAATCCATCTTATTATTCATCACTCTCTCCTAATAAAACTAGGAAAGAAGGCAGGGCCCGCTTTCCTAGTTCGATTTATGTCTTCTGTACAGGATATAACTTCTGCGCACATAATTCAACGGAACGCTCCACACATGTACAAGCCGGGTAAACGGCCAGAACGCAAAAATCGCAAAACCCATAAGTACATGAAGCTTGAAAGAAATCGGTACATCTCTCATCAGTGTCGGGTCGACACGGAATATGAACAGGCCGCGGAACCAGATTGAGATCGTCTCCCGATAATCGAATTCAGGCTGTACCGCATTCGTTACGAGAGTTGCAAACATCCCCATGCATACAAGTGCCAACAGCAATACATTTACAATCAAATCAGAAGCTGTACTTAAACGGCGCACATTACGAATTGTAAAACGTCGAGAGGTAAGTATCAACATCCCCAGGAACGTCATAGCCCCAAATATTCCACCAATATAGACCGCTCCAATGTGATATAGATGATCGTTTACACCCAGCGCATGCATCCAGGTTTTGGGTATGCCCAGACCAGACACATGACCAAATATAACAGGAATAATCCCCAAGTGGAATAAGAGACTTCCAATCATCAATTGTTTCTTTTCAATAAATTCACTCGATTTTGCCGTCCAATTGAACTGGTCAGTTCTATAGCGGAAGATATGACCTACGATAAAGATGACCACGCACATATAAGGGAAAATGACCCATAAAAACTGCTCCATCATCATAACGCGGCTGCCTCCTGTTCTACGCAAGCTTTAAGCGTTTCGCGCAGTCCCTTGACCAGATGAAAATACGGGCTTTCCATTTTTTCCAGCGCTTTAAGCAAATGATAGGTGCCGTCTTCCAAAATCGCGATGGGCATGCGGAAGTTTTCTGTCGTCTTTGCATCCTGCACCCATTCAGCGGCATATAGAAATTCACACATGAGCGGCAGATAATCAGGTAGCTCTCCATCTGGCATTTCAAGACCATACATTTCATAGAGGACCTTTAACTTGACCAGCATTTGTCCTCTTTCCTTTGCATCTTCGAACTTGAAGTAAGTCATATATAGTGCGCAATTTTTTTGAAAATCAAAAGTTTCCGTATACATTTCCTGGATTTCTTCCATACTAAACTCTTGCATCAAAGACCAGTACATATTAGCATGCGTATACGCAGGATGATCCGGATTAAAGGATGCTTCCAGAAAAGCCGGATGAAAATCCAGCTTTTCTGGGTACATGAGTTGTTGGGCGAAAAACCCGAATGAAGGCTTGAATTCATACAGTTTCGCTACATTAATCACGCCAAATACCCCCGTAGAAGTTTTCTTCATACATTTGCTTGCCTGTTTTCGAAGGCTCTTCCATTCCTGTGGAGCTTCCCAGGCTACAACCGCTACAGCCAGCTCCTTGAGTTCCACAACTATCCATAGTCCCTAAAGTATCACCGTAACCGGCAGCTCCTTGGGCGCGATATGGATTGGCATAACCCTCTTTATGCGATGTCGGAATGACGAAACGGTCCTCGTATTTGGCAATGGCCAGAAGCCGGTACATTTGCTCTGCCTGACGTGCTGTCATGCCAGTGCGTTCCAGACGGCTTTCATCGAAAGATTGTCCTGTGGACTGGGCGCGCATATAGGAGCGCATCATAGCCATCCGCTGCAGCGATTCTTTCACCGTCTGGGTGTCGCCCGCCGTCAACATATTGGCAAGATACTGAATAGGCGTGCGCATTTCTTCGATAGCTGGAAAGATCATATCCGGATTCTCGATGGAGTCTTTCCCTTCAAAGTAATTCATGATCGGACTAAGTGGTGGTACATACCAGACCATCGGCAAAGTGCGGTATTCCGGATGAAGTGGGAATGCCAGCTTATATTCAATCGCAAGCTTGTAGACCGGTGAGTTCTGCGCTGCCTCAATCCAGTCTTGCGAGATCCCATCTTTTTTGGCCTGCGCAATCACTGCCGGATCACTTGGATCCAAGAATAAATCACACTGTGCTTTATACAGATCTTTCTCATCCTCTTTAGAAGCAGCCTCTTGCACCTTATCCGCGTCATACAATAGAACGCCAAGGTAACGAATTCGTCCAGTACATGTCTCGGAGCAGACGGTTGGCAACCCGGCTTCCACGCGCGGGAAGCAGAAGGTACATTTTTCTGCTTTGTTCGTCTGCCAGTTGAAGTACACTTTCTTGTATGGACAACCCGTCATGCAATATCGCCAGCCGCGACATGCTTCCTGATCCACGAGCACGATGCCATCCTCGTCCCGTTTGTACATAGCACCCGAAGGGCAGGATGCGACACAGCTCGGATTCAGACAGTGCTCGCAAAGCCGAGGGAGATACAACATGAACGACTTTTCGAAATTGAATTTAATCTCTTCTTCGATTTTCTGAATATTGGGATCAAGAGGTCCTGTCACATGGGTGCCTGCCAAATCGTCTTCCCAGTTTGGTCCCCAATTCAGATCCATTTTTTCGCCTGTTACAGCAGATTGTGCACGTGCTACCGGAGAATGCTTCTGCTCTTTAGCGTTGGTCAAATGTTCATAATTGTAGGTCCACGGCTCATAATAATCTTTCATTTCAGGCATATCGGGGTTGTAGAAAATTTTACCTAGCGCTATCTTGGACAGCTTGTTCCCTGACTTCAGTTCAAGCTTCCCTTTGCGAAGCTGCCAGCCGCCCTTATACTGCTCCTGGTCTTCCCAGCGTTTTGGATACCCAATACCAGGTTTGGTTTCCACGTTGTTGAACCACATATATTCCGCACCTTTGCGGTTTGTCCAAGTTGTTTTACACGTCACGCTGCACGTATGGCAGCCAATACATTTATCCAGGTTCATGACCATGGCAATTTGAGCTTTAATCTTCAAGCCAGTTAACCTCCTTCATTTTACGTACCGCTACGTACACATCGCGCTGGTTGCCGATCGGACCGTAATAGTTGAATCCGTAGCTAAGCTGAGCGTATCCACCAACCATCTGGGTCGGTTTGAGATGAATTCTTGTTGGCGCATTATGACTGCCCCCGCGTGTATCCGTGATTTCGGAGCCTGGCACTTGAATGTGCTTATCTTGAGCATGGTACATAAACATCGTTCCTCTTGGCATCCGGTGGCTGACAACTGCCCGGGCGGTTACGACACCGTTACGGTTGTACACCTCCAGCCAGTCATTGTCGGCAATAGCATGAGTCGCTGCATCTTCGTTATTGATCCATACCGTAGGACCTCCGCGGAATAGCGTAAGCATATGTTGATTATCCTGGTAGGTGGAGTGAATATTCCATTTCCCGTGTGGGGTCAGATAACGAAGCACCAGTGAATCCTGACCACCCTTGATTTCCCGATCACGCGTGCCGAATACCATCGGTGGCAAAGTCGGTTTATAGATAGGCAGCGACTCCCCAAACTGCTGGAAGATTTCATGATCGATATAGAAATGCTGTCTGCCTGTCAAAGTCCGGAACGGAACGAGACGCTCAATATTTGTGGTAAATGGCGAGTAGCGACGTCCCTGTTTGTTGGAGCCACTGAATACCGGTGTCGGTATAACTTCACGCGGCTGCGCTGTAATGCTTTGGAACGTGATTTTCTCGGCTGCGCGGTCGGCTGAGATGTCCATCAGCTTCACCCCGTGATCCTTTTCCGCCTCTTCGTAGGCTTTTTGGGAGACACGACCATTGGTTGCCGACGACAGATGGAGAATCGTATCGGCCACTTGGCGAGCTGTCTGGATTTTCGGCAGTCCATCTTTGATGGACTCATCGTAATAGACCCCGTTCAGCTTCTTCAATTCCTCATATTCCTCCGCTACCGAGAAGCTAACGCCGTGCGCGCCCGTTTTTCCTGTAGCCAAATTGGGACCGAGCGAGACATACTTATCGTAGATTTTCGTGTAATCGCGTTCTACGATGCTGAAATTAGGCATAGTTTTACCCGGTACAGCAGCGACCTCGCCCTTCGTCCAATCCTTGACAAGACCCATCGGCTGCGAAATTTCGCCTATAGAATCATGTCCAAGCGGTGCAGTTACAAGGTCTTTATATATTCCCGGCAGATGCACTTTGGCCATGTTCGAGAAGGTTTCAGACAGCTGACGGTAAATATCCCAGTCTGAGCGAGATTCCCAAAGCGGATTTACCGCCGGATTAAATGGATGTACGAACGGGTGCATGTCTGTTGAGGACAAATCCGTCTTCTCATACCAGGTTGCCGCCGGAAGTACGACATCCGCGTACAATGGCGTTGTGGTCATCCGGAAATCAAGTGCGACCATCAAATCAAGCTTTCCTTCTACATCTTCCCGCCAAACGATTTCCTCTGGCTTCTGATCTTCGTTCGGTCGGGCAAGCAGTGCGTCGGAGGCTCCGAGCAAATGCTTCATGAAATATTCCTGTCCCTTGGCCGAGCTGGAAATGAGGTTGGATCGCCAAATAAAGAGTGAACGCGGGAAGTTCTCTGCTGCCCCTGGATCTTCAATAGCGAAACGGGTCTTACGCGATTTAATCTCTTCCACAGTGTGGTTAATGATTTCCTCGTTTGACTTCTTGCCTAATTGCGCTGCTTCTTCAGCGAATAGCAGGCTGTTTTTATTAAACTGTGGGTAAGAAGGCATCCAACCCAACCGGGCAGCAAGCACATTGTAGTCCGCCGGATGCTGGTAACTGACATCTCCCGCAGTCGGCGATTTCAATGTGTCGGTGCCACTTTCTTCATAGCGCCACTGTTCTGTTGCAAAATAGAAAAATGAAGTAGCATTTTGCAATCGAGCCGGTCCCTGCCAGTCTTTTGCAAAGGCAATCGTTGACCAGCCTTCAATAGGACGGCACTTCTCTTGACCTACATAATGCGCCCAGCCTCCGCCGTTGACACCTTGAGAAGCAGTCAGCACGACCAGGTTCAAGATGGAGCGATAAATGGTATCACTGTTGAACCAGTGATTGATACCCGCCCCCATAATGATCATAGAACGTCCTTGGGTGTCGATTGCGTTTTGAGCAAATTCGCGAGCAACTTGCACTACAACCGATGCCTTGACTCCCGTGATCTTTTCCTGCCAGGCAGGAGTATAATGACAAGCTGCATCGTAATAGTCCTTTGCATTATGAGGGCTATCATTACGAGCGACACCATACTGGCTCATCATCAAATCATATACGGTGGCTACGAAACGCTCTGAACCATCAGCCAGACGTACTTTTTTCGCCGGAATGACACGTTTGAACGTTCCGTTACCTGCGTTATCAAAATAAGGGAATACGATTTCTTCCCATTGCTCGTCATGACCTACCACCGTGAGCGCAGGTTCAACCTTTGTTCCGTCTTCCCGCTCCAAGATCAGATTCCATTTCTTATCTTGCTCCCAGCGCTGTCCCATTGTACCGTTCGGAACCATCATTTCGCCTGCTACTTCATCGAATATGACCGGTTTCCAATCTGCATGTTGTGAAGCATCCCCCAGATCGCTGGCCCGCAGAAAACGTCCGCCTTTCCAGGCTCCTTCGTGGGGATCAAGCAGAATCATGAATGGCATATCTGTATATTGCTTGGCATAGTTAATGAACATAGGTTCCTGGCGTTCTTGATAGAACTCATCCAGAATGACATGCGTCATCGCCTGTGCCACAGCGGCGTCTGTACCTGGATTGGGTGCAAGCCAGTTATCAGCGAACTTTACGTTTTCCGCCAAATCCGGAGCCACGGATACAACCTTCGTTCCTTTATAGCGTACTTCCGTCATAAAATGGGCATCTGGCGTCCGGGTAAGCGGCACGTTCGAGCCCCACATGATCAGATAACCTGCGTTGTACCAATCTGAGGATTCAGGTACGTCCGTTTGCTCACCCCAAATTTGAGGAGAAGCAGGCGGAAGATCGGCATACCAATCGTAAAAGCTCAACATCTCCCCACCAAGCAGAGAAATGAACCGTGCTCCCGAAGCGTAGCTTATCATCGACATTGCTGGAATAGGGGTGAAGCCTGCAATCCGGTCAGGACCGTACTTGCGAATGGTGTAAATTAATTGCGCCGAAATCAGATGCAGAACATCATCCCAAGCCACACGAACATGGCCGCCTTTGCCTCGAGCCGATTTGTAGAGCTTGGCTTTCTCCGGATCTTCCACAATGCTGGCCCATGCGTCTACCGGATTGCTATGCTCCTTGAGGGTAGCTTGCCAGAGTCGCAATAACTTACCGCGCATATATGGATATTTCACACGTAACGGGCTGTATTCATACCAAGAAAATGAAGCCCCACGCGGGCATCCACGCGGCTCAAATTCCGGCATGTCTGGACCGCAGGAGGGGTAATCGATTTGCTGATTTTCCCAGGTGATGATGCCATTCTTAACAAAAACCTTCCAGCTACAGGAGCCAGTACAGTTAACACCATGCGTCGTACGAATCACTTTGTCATGAGACCAACGCTGGCGATACACGTTTTCCCATTCTCTATTTTTTTCTTCAAGGATTGACCAATTTCCAGAATAGCTCTCGATTGGCTTGAAGAAGTTGAGACTGTATTTTTTTTTCATCGGTGATCAACGCTCCTTTTCAGAATGAATCAGCCCATCGCAAACTCACGGGGAAGATTCATTCGCTTACTCTCATTATGTAATTCATTCATCTCCGTTCCCATTAGGGAATGTCCTATAGCGCTATAGAAAATCCCTCGTTCTATGGAAAGATACAAAAAAAGCCCCCTCTACCAGAGGGAAGCTTGTATGAATAAATTAATTGTTCTTTTGGCCTGTTAACAGGAGCATCATAAAGGAAATCAGTATAATAGAGCATGTCCATACCCAGGCCATAGGAAGATGACCAGAATCTACTGCAATATAGATGGCTGTGGGGATCGTTTGTGTTTTACCCGGAATATTTCCGGCAATCATCAGCGTAGCCCCGAATTCGCCCAGCCCACGGGCAAACCCGAGTATAAAGGCCGCTTTAAAAGAAGGGAAAATCAACGGAAAGGTGATATATCGAAAGACCTGCCATTCATTTGCCCCCATTGAGCGTCCCGCGTTTTCCAAGTCCTGATCCACTGAAGCGAATCCCATTCTCAGTGTTCGATAGACTAGAGGAAAAGCCACAACCACCGCGGCCACAACCCCAGCCCACCATGAAAATACAATAGGCTCGCCAAACCATTGCTCCACCAAACGTCCAAACCAACTTTTTCGTCCGAGTAAGATTAACAGTAAAAATCCAACTACCGTTGGTGGGAGTACCAAAGGCAGCATAAGCACGGTTTCAACGAGTGTTTTCCCTTTGAATAATCCTAACCGCGACATGGACCATGCCGCAAACAAGCCTAATAGGATCACCAAAACGCTGGATAACAGTGCAACCTGTAACGATAATCGGATCGGAGGCCAATATTCGTTCCAATCTATAGCCTGCATGCTCACTTCGGTATGGTAAATCCATACTTAGCCATAATATTCAGAGCTTCTTGCGATTGAAGGTATTCATAGAAGCTTTCGGCTTCTTGGATGTGCTTGGAAGCTTTGATGATCCCGATAGGGTACTCAACCGTTGAATAAGTTTTAGAGTCCACCTCAAAGGCAATTTTCGCCTTTTGCGAAGTCAACGCATCTGTCTTATACACAAATCCGACATCTGTGTTACCCGTTTCCACATATTGCAGCACTTGTCTAACATCTTTTGCCTGAACGAGCTTGTCCTGTAGCACATCCCAAAGCTTTACGTTCGTCAGTGCTTCCTGTGCATATTTGCCTGCAGGAACACTCTCAGGAATACCGATTGCTACCTTTTTCACTTCGCTTTGCGTTAAATCCTTTACACTCGTGATGCTCATCGTCCCATCTGCAGGGATCACCACTACCAACTCGTTCGTCAGCCATATTTTTTGTTGATTGCTCTCGATTAACTGCTGATCTACGAGAGACTTCATATTTTTCTTCGAAGCAGACAAAAACAAATCCGATGGAGCTCCTTGCTCAATCTGCTTTTCCAGTGCACCAGAACCACCAAAGTTGAAATTCAATTTAATACCTTTATGGGATGATTCGTACAACGGTTGAATTTCTTTGAGTGCATCTGTTAAGCTCGCGGCTGCGGAAATGGTCAGATCAACAGTTTCAGCCTTGTTCGATGAATCTTGGCCGGAGACCTCATTCTGGACCGTGCTGCTACCACTTGAAGCTGATTGTTGCCCCGCACCGCACCCCGCAAGTAATAACACAATGGCAAAAATAAAAAAGAGTGCCT contains these protein-coding regions:
- the narJ gene encoding nitrate reductase molybdenum cofactor assembly chaperone, with protein sequence MINVAKLYEFKPSFGFFAQQLMYPEKLDFHPAFLEASFNPDHPAYTHANMYWSLMQEFSMEEIQEMYTETFDFQKNCALYMTYFKFEDAKERGQMLVKLKVLYEMYGLEMPDGELPDYLPLMCEFLYAAEWVQDAKTTENFRMPIAILEDGTYHLLKALEKMESPYFHLVKGLRETLKACVEQEAAAL
- the modB gene encoding molybdate ABC transporter permease subunit, translating into MSMQAIDWNEYWPPIRLSLQVALLSSVLVILLGLFAAWSMSRLGLFKGKTLVETVLMLPLVLPPTVVGFLLLILLGRKSWFGRLVEQWFGEPIVFSWWAGVVAAVVVAFPLVYRTLRMGFASVDQDLENAGRSMGANEWQVFRYITFPLIFPSFKAAFILGFARGLGEFGATLMIAGNIPGKTQTIPTAIYIAVDSGHLPMAWVWTCSIILISFMMLLLTGQKNN
- the narH gene encoding nitrate reductase subunit beta, which produces MKIKAQIAMVMNLDKCIGCHTCSVTCKTTWTNRKGAEYMWFNNVETKPGIGYPKRWEDQEQYKGGWQLRKGKLELKSGNKLSKIALGKIFYNPDMPEMKDYYEPWTYNYEHLTNAKEQKHSPVARAQSAVTGEKMDLNWGPNWEDDLAGTHVTGPLDPNIQKIEEEIKFNFEKSFMLYLPRLCEHCLNPSCVASCPSGAMYKRDEDGIVLVDQEACRGWRYCMTGCPYKKVYFNWQTNKAEKCTFCFPRVEAGLPTVCSETCTGRIRYLGVLLYDADKVQEAASKEDEKDLYKAQCDLFLDPSDPAVIAQAKKDGISQDWIEAAQNSPVYKLAIEYKLAFPLHPEYRTLPMVWYVPPLSPIMNYFEGKDSIENPDMIFPAIEEMRTPIQYLANMLTAGDTQTVKESLQRMAMMRSYMRAQSTGQSFDESRLERTGMTARQAEQMYRLLAIAKYEDRFVIPTSHKEGYANPYRAQGAAGYGDTLGTMDSCGTQGAGCSGCSLGSSTGMEEPSKTGKQMYEENFYGGIWRD
- a CDS encoding GAF domain-containing protein, which codes for MNNKMDYQRELERIREHFGYDFMALALVEPAEYQYVIKWKNAAGNLNDRFKRIVLQSGKGIAGVVFKTGKSVFIPSVHQYVGAENLFNYPIVQSEKLKSLGAVPLWNDARVAGVLLGGFREEQLMTEAMMRDLEALAHEGFGELNGKEVI
- a CDS encoding nitrate reductase subunit alpha, which produces MKKKYSLNFFKPIESYSGNWSILEEKNREWENVYRQRWSHDKVIRTTHGVNCTGSCSWKVFVKNGIITWENQQIDYPSCGPDMPEFEPRGCPRGASFSWYEYSPLRVKYPYMRGKLLRLWQATLKEHSNPVDAWASIVEDPEKAKLYKSARGKGGHVRVAWDDVLHLISAQLIYTIRKYGPDRIAGFTPIPAMSMISYASGARFISLLGGEMLSFYDWYADLPPASPQIWGEQTDVPESSDWYNAGYLIMWGSNVPLTRTPDAHFMTEVRYKGTKVVSVAPDLAENVKFADNWLAPNPGTDAAVAQAMTHVILDEFYQERQEPMFINYAKQYTDMPFMILLDPHEGAWKGGRFLRASDLGDASQHADWKPVIFDEVAGEMMVPNGTMGQRWEQDKKWNLILEREDGTKVEPALTVVGHDEQWEEIVFPYFDNAGNGTFKRVIPAKKVRLADGSERFVATVYDLMMSQYGVARNDSPHNAKDYYDAACHYTPAWQEKITGVKASVVVQVAREFAQNAIDTQGRSMIIMGAGINHWFNSDTIYRSILNLVVLTASQGVNGGGWAHYVGQEKCRPIEGWSTIAFAKDWQGPARLQNATSFFYFATEQWRYEESGTDTLKSPTAGDVSYQHPADYNVLAARLGWMPSYPQFNKNSLLFAEEAAQLGKKSNEEIINHTVEEIKSRKTRFAIEDPGAAENFPRSLFIWRSNLISSSAKGQEYFMKHLLGASDALLARPNEDQKPEEIVWREDVEGKLDLMVALDFRMTTTPLYADVVLPAATWYEKTDLSSTDMHPFVHPFNPAVNPLWESRSDWDIYRQLSETFSNMAKVHLPGIYKDLVTAPLGHDSIGEISQPMGLVKDWTKGEVAAVPGKTMPNFSIVERDYTKIYDKYVSLGPNLATGKTGAHGVSFSVAEEYEELKKLNGVYYDESIKDGLPKIQTARQVADTILHLSSATNGRVSQKAYEEAEKDHGVKLMDISADRAAEKITFQSITAQPREVIPTPVFSGSNKQGRRYSPFTTNIERLVPFRTLTGRQHFYIDHEIFQQFGESLPIYKPTLPPMVFGTRDREIKGGQDSLVLRYLTPHGKWNIHSTYQDNQHMLTLFRGGPTVWINNEDAATHAIADNDWLEVYNRNGVVTARAVVSHRMPRGTMFMYHAQDKHIQVPGSEITDTRGGSHNAPTRIHLKPTQMVGGYAQLSYGFNYYGPIGNQRDVYVAVRKMKEVNWLED
- the modA gene encoding molybdate ABC transporter substrate-binding protein translates to MKKFVKHSQALFFIFAIVLLLAGCGAGQQSASSGSSTVQNEVSGQDSSNKAETVDLTISAAASLTDALKEIQPLYESSHKGIKLNFNFGGSGALEKQIEQGAPSDLFLSASKKNMKSLVDQQLIESNQQKIWLTNELVVVIPADGTMSITSVKDLTQSEVKKVAIGIPESVPAGKYAQEALTNVKLWDVLQDKLVQAKDVRQVLQYVETGNTDVGFVYKTDALTSQKAKIAFEVDSKTYSTVEYPIGIIKASKHIQEAESFYEYLQSQEALNIMAKYGFTIPK
- the narI gene encoding respiratory nitrate reductase subunit gamma, whose protein sequence is MMMEQFLWVIFPYMCVVIFIVGHIFRYRTDQFNWTAKSSEFIEKKQLMIGSLLFHLGIIPVIFGHVSGLGIPKTWMHALGVNDHLYHIGAVYIGGIFGAMTFLGMLILTSRRFTIRNVRRLSTASDLIVNVLLLALVCMGMFATLVTNAVQPEFDYRETISIWFRGLFIFRVDPTLMRDVPISFKLHVLMGFAIFAFWPFTRLVHVWSVPLNYVRRSYILYRRHKSN